A single genomic interval of Asinibacterium sp. OR53 harbors:
- a CDS encoding glycosyltransferase family 87 protein, which translates to MSPTDTNRSFKSFFANILYNRNFATVLWFGLAFVGVVLEYAKSTGNNYLIFKGVFEHTIHQQNLYLAYPAEYGDYNHYGPVFSLVIAPFALLPNWLGVVLWVMLNTAILYTAIRMLPIAEKWKNAILIFSAHEMMIAAEWMQSNAMIGAFIILGFVFIIRGKEAWALFFIMLATFIKLYGVVGFAFFFFSKNRIKFIGWAIVWSVVFFLAPMLISTRAFIAQSYVDWFTELRFKDLRNARMDIRNDFQDISVMGMIRRIFHYQALRNYFVTVPAVLLFASQYLQFKYFNDARYRLYLLCSVLITTVIFTTSAESPTYIIAFPAVCIWFVLQPASRWATAFFIFALLLTSFSYSDIFTPYVREHLVRPYSLKALPCFLLWLILLVQIWRKQFLDVSLDKLNLKFANA; encoded by the coding sequence ATGTCCCCTACTGATACCAATCGTTCCTTCAAATCATTTTTCGCCAATATTCTTTACAACAGAAATTTTGCAACCGTACTCTGGTTCGGACTGGCCTTTGTAGGCGTGGTGCTCGAATATGCCAAGAGTACAGGCAACAATTATTTGATTTTTAAGGGCGTCTTTGAACACACCATTCATCAGCAGAACCTCTACCTGGCCTATCCTGCCGAATACGGGGATTACAACCATTATGGCCCGGTTTTCAGCCTGGTCATTGCTCCTTTTGCTTTGCTGCCCAATTGGCTGGGCGTGGTATTATGGGTGATGCTGAATACAGCTATCCTGTACACAGCTATCCGTATGCTGCCCATTGCCGAAAAATGGAAGAATGCCATCCTCATTTTCTCTGCCCATGAAATGATGATTGCAGCAGAATGGATGCAGAGCAATGCCATGATCGGCGCTTTCATCATACTGGGATTCGTATTCATTATCCGTGGAAAAGAAGCCTGGGCGTTGTTTTTCATCATGCTGGCCACTTTTATAAAATTGTATGGGGTCGTGGGATTTGCTTTTTTCTTTTTCAGCAAGAACAGGATCAAATTCATCGGATGGGCCATTGTATGGTCGGTAGTGTTCTTCCTTGCTCCCATGCTGATATCTACCCGTGCATTCATTGCACAATCTTATGTGGATTGGTTTACCGAACTGCGTTTCAAAGACCTCAGGAATGCGCGTATGGACATACGCAATGATTTCCAGGACATTTCGGTGATGGGTATGATCAGGCGTATCTTCCATTACCAGGCGCTCAGGAATTATTTCGTTACAGTTCCTGCTGTATTGTTGTTTGCATCTCAATACCTGCAATTCAAATATTTCAATGACGCCCGTTATCGCTTATACCTGCTTTGCTCGGTGCTGATCACTACCGTAATATTTACCACCAGCGCAGAATCGCCCACTTATATCATTGCATTTCCTGCCGTCTGCATCTGGTTCGTTCTGCAACCTGCATCCAGGTGGGCTACTGCTTTTTTTATTTTCGCACTCTTGCTCACCAGCTTCTCTTATTCCGATATTTTCACCCCTTATGTACGGGAACATCTGGTAAGACCTTATTCGCTCAAAGCATTACCTTGTTTCCTGCTATGGTTGATTTTATTGGTACAGATATGGCGGAAGCAATTCCTGGATGTCAGCCTTGACAAGTTGAACCTCAAGTTTGCAAACGCATGA
- a CDS encoding polysaccharide deacetylase family protein gives MTQHHSRYILLSFDVEEFDMPLEYGMAIDPGTQMEVGKAGLDAILPVLNSDGIAATLFTTAHFAMHYPDAVRALAAKHEIASHSFYHSSFSNEHLLESRQQLEQISGQPVLGLRMPRMRAVDMEEVKKAGYRYDSSINPTWIPGRYNHLNLPRTVYTDHGLTRLPTSVSPHLRIPLFWLSFKNFPYPFFKTLVKQTLRKDGYVCLYFHPWEFVDISQYGLPAYTRKPCGAPLLERLWQLIKDFREEGEFIAIRDYLQ, from the coding sequence ATGACGCAACACCATTCCCGATACATACTATTGAGTTTCGATGTGGAAGAATTCGATATGCCACTGGAATATGGTATGGCGATCGATCCCGGTACGCAAATGGAAGTGGGTAAAGCCGGTCTGGACGCTATCTTACCCGTATTGAACAGTGATGGAATCGCTGCTACTTTATTTACTACTGCTCATTTCGCCATGCATTATCCCGATGCTGTTCGTGCGTTGGCCGCAAAGCATGAAATAGCTTCCCACAGTTTTTATCATTCCAGTTTTTCCAACGAACACCTGCTTGAATCAAGACAGCAGTTGGAGCAGATCAGCGGCCAACCGGTGCTGGGTTTACGCATGCCCAGGATGCGCGCAGTAGACATGGAAGAAGTGAAAAAAGCAGGTTATCGCTACGACTCTTCGATCAACCCAACCTGGATCCCCGGCAGGTACAATCACCTTAACCTGCCACGAACCGTTTATACAGACCATGGGCTCACCCGCCTGCCAACATCGGTCTCGCCACATTTGCGCATTCCGTTGTTCTGGCTGAGCTTTAAAAATTTTCCCTATCCTTTTTTCAAAACACTGGTAAAACAAACCCTGCGGAAAGATGGCTATGTATGCCTGTATTTTCATCCCTGGGAATTTGTCGATATCAGTCAGTATGGACTGCCAGCTTATACCCGGAAACCCTGTGGTGCGCCTTTACTCGAACGTTTATGGCAATTGATAAAAGATTTTCGTGAAGAAGGGGAATTCATTGCCATCAGGGATTACCTGCAATAA
- a CDS encoding ACP phosphodiesterase encodes MNYLAHAYLSFHQPDILIGNMISDFVKGKQQFDYTPGIQQGIRLHRAIDAFTDSHSATLKAKQYLKPAAGRYAGAFMDIVYDHFLALDPGEMQEKDWSMFAGEVYDRLFLSRPVLPESFASMLPFMSRQNWLYNYRFDWGISRSFKGLASRARYLTARSDDVFALFETHYHSLGEAYQQFFPDVKNFAKETLAALMKQ; translated from the coding sequence ATGAATTATCTCGCACATGCATACCTTTCTTTTCACCAGCCCGATATCCTGATTGGGAACATGATCAGTGATTTTGTAAAGGGAAAGCAGCAGTTCGATTATACTCCCGGCATCCAGCAAGGCATCCGCCTGCACAGGGCCATCGATGCATTTACCGATTCGCATTCAGCCACTTTAAAAGCCAAACAATATCTCAAGCCCGCGGCAGGGCGTTATGCCGGTGCTTTTATGGATATTGTATATGATCATTTTCTTGCATTGGATCCGGGAGAAATGCAGGAAAAGGACTGGAGTATGTTCGCAGGTGAAGTGTATGACCGGTTGTTCCTTTCCCGGCCGGTACTCCCCGAAAGTTTCGCCAGCATGCTTCCGTTTATGAGCCGCCAGAACTGGCTCTATAATTACCGGTTCGACTGGGGTATCAGCAGAAGTTTCAAAGGACTGGCATCAAGGGCCCGTTACCTTACAGCCCGGTCGGATGATGTTTTTGCATTATTTGAAACACACTATCACAGCCTCGGGGAGGCTTATCAGCAATTCTTCCCCGATGTTAAAAACTTTGCTAAAGAAACCCTGGCTGCTCTCATGAAGCAATAG
- a CDS encoding DUF2911 domain-containing protein translates to MRSIVLGCLLIVCSFASQAQQKPTELDKSPMDMSYWPDNYPILRMSGKAKDQPVARLIYSRPLKNGRDIFGGVIKYNELWRLGANESTELELFKNVRIAGKLLPAGRYTMYCIPGENKWTIIINRDNYCWGSFTYDSRKDVLRTDIDVSRNNEVVEAFTMYFDDARNGTNLIILWDNLKAVMPITLNGDNPQPSKKNTPKKN, encoded by the coding sequence ATGAGATCGATTGTATTGGGCTGCCTGCTCATCGTGTGTTCCTTTGCTTCTCAAGCACAACAGAAACCTACCGAACTGGACAAATCTCCTATGGATATGAGTTATTGGCCAGACAATTATCCTATCCTCAGAATGAGTGGTAAAGCCAAAGACCAGCCGGTAGCGCGACTGATCTACAGCCGCCCCCTGAAAAACGGCCGCGACATCTTTGGTGGCGTTATCAAATACAATGAGTTATGGCGTTTGGGTGCCAATGAGTCTACCGAGCTGGAGCTGTTTAAAAATGTACGCATAGCGGGTAAATTGCTGCCCGCAGGAAGGTATACCATGTATTGCATTCCCGGCGAAAACAAATGGACCATCATCATCAACCGTGATAATTATTGCTGGGGCAGCTTTACCTACGATAGCCGTAAAGATGTGCTGAGAACCGATATTGATGTGAGCCGCAACAACGAAGTCGTGGAAGCTTTCACTATGTATTTCGATGATGCCAGGAACGGCACCAATCTCATTATTTTATGGGACAATCTCAAAGCTGTAATGCCCATCACCCTCAATGGTGATAATCCGCAACCTTCCAAAAAGAACACACCAAAAAAGAACTAA
- a CDS encoding cystathionine gamma-synthase produces the protein MKLATKYIHAGTEPDPSTGAIMTPIYQTSTYVQEAPGVNKGYEYARSQNPTRKALEDAYAQIENGKFGLAFSSGVAATDAVIKLLAPGDEVIAANDMYGGTYRLFTKVFAKFGIRFTYVDTTDIANISKAISPATKLIWIETPTNPLMNITDIAAVAAVAKKANVLLCVDNTFASPYLQNPLDLGADIVMHSATKYLGGHSDVIQGCLVMNDANLREQLYFIQKSCGAVPGPQDCFLVLRGIKTLHVRMQRHCENGEKIAHFLRNHPKVGKVYWCGFTDHPGYAVAGKQMRGFGGMMSFELKDDSAETARKVLAGTKVFALAESLGGVESLINHPASMTHASIPREERIKNGLSDSLIRLSVGIEDADDLIADLNQAIG, from the coding sequence ATGAAACTTGCAACCAAATACATACATGCAGGCACTGAGCCTGACCCCTCTACCGGTGCCATCATGACACCCATTTACCAGACTTCTACTTATGTACAGGAAGCGCCAGGCGTAAACAAAGGATATGAATATGCCCGTAGTCAAAACCCTACCCGCAAAGCGCTGGAAGATGCTTACGCACAGATCGAGAATGGCAAGTTCGGACTGGCATTCAGCAGCGGTGTGGCGGCTACCGATGCTGTGATCAAACTGCTGGCTCCCGGCGACGAAGTGATCGCTGCCAACGACATGTATGGAGGCACTTATCGCTTGTTTACCAAAGTATTTGCCAAATTCGGCATCCGCTTCACTTATGTTGATACCACGGATATTGCCAATATCAGCAAAGCCATTTCACCCGCCACCAAACTCATCTGGATTGAAACACCCACTAATCCGTTGATGAACATTACAGATATTGCGGCTGTTGCGGCTGTTGCTAAAAAAGCAAATGTGCTGCTTTGCGTAGACAATACGTTCGCATCACCTTACTTACAGAATCCATTAGACCTGGGTGCAGATATCGTTATGCATTCTGCCACCAAATACCTGGGTGGGCACAGCGATGTAATACAGGGTTGCCTGGTGATGAATGATGCCAACCTGAGAGAACAATTGTATTTCATACAGAAAAGCTGCGGCGCCGTTCCGGGTCCGCAAGACTGTTTCCTCGTATTAAGGGGCATCAAGACCCTGCACGTACGCATGCAGCGTCATTGCGAGAACGGCGAGAAAATAGCGCATTTCTTACGCAATCACCCCAAAGTAGGCAAGGTATACTGGTGCGGTTTCACCGATCATCCGGGTTATGCTGTAGCCGGCAAACAAATGCGTGGCTTCGGTGGTATGATGAGTTTCGAATTGAAAGATGACAGCGCGGAAACAGCAAGAAAAGTATTGGCCGGCACCAAAGTATTTGCTCTTGCCGAAAGCCTCGGAGGTGTTGAATCACTGATCAATCACCCTGCATCCATGACCCACGCTTCTATTCCACGGGAAGAACGCATTAAAAATGGTCTCAGCGACAGCCTTATCCGCCTGAGTGTAGGCATAGAAGATGCAGACGATCTCATAGCCGATCTCAACCAGGCCATCGGGTAA
- a CDS encoding TIGR02757 family protein produces the protein MKPASLKAFFDEKADLYNRPAFIKDDPICVPHDFSKKQDIEIAGFFASIFAWGNRTTIIGKSRELMQLMDRRPHEFCLHHSDAELKKLLGFKHRTFNSTDLLYFIAFLQFHYSRYDSLEDAFLMGPDQGVSSTVENNLIHFHEYFFSLEHVPPRTKKHIATPYKGSTCKRLNMFLRWMVRSDTKGVDFGLWKKIRPAQLVCPIDLHVARVAKRFHILERKQIDWESALELTAYLRTLDPQDPVKYDFALFGLGVIEKY, from the coding sequence ATGAAGCCTGCTTCATTAAAAGCTTTCTTTGATGAAAAAGCGGATCTGTACAACAGGCCCGCTTTCATCAAAGATGATCCCATCTGCGTTCCCCACGACTTTTCTAAAAAGCAGGATATAGAGATCGCCGGGTTCTTTGCTTCCATATTCGCCTGGGGCAACAGAACCACCATCATCGGCAAATCAAGGGAATTGATGCAGTTGATGGATCGCAGGCCACATGAATTTTGTCTTCATCATAGCGATGCTGAGCTGAAAAAATTGCTGGGCTTTAAGCACCGGACTTTCAACAGCACCGACCTGCTTTATTTCATTGCGTTCCTGCAATTCCATTATAGCCGTTACGATTCACTGGAAGATGCTTTCCTGATGGGTCCTGATCAGGGAGTTTCTTCCACTGTTGAAAACAACCTGATCCATTTTCACGAATATTTTTTTTCGTTGGAGCATGTGCCTCCCCGTACTAAAAAACATATTGCCACTCCTTATAAAGGCTCTACCTGTAAACGCCTCAATATGTTTTTACGATGGATGGTTCGCAGTGATACAAAAGGTGTTGATTTCGGTCTCTGGAAAAAGATCAGGCCCGCACAACTGGTTTGCCCCATAGATCTCCACGTGGCCCGGGTTGCCAAACGTTTCCATATCCTGGAAAGAAAGCAAATCGATTGGGAGTCAGCGCTGGAATTAACTGCTTACCTGCGTACATTAGACCCGCAGGACCCGGTGAAGTACGATTTCGCTTTATTCGGGTTGGGTGTTATTGAAAAGTATTAA
- a CDS encoding bifunctional YncE family protein/alkaline phosphatase family protein, which translates to MKKYLLSLLLVSSFLLTQAQVVNTLQVPGRNAFCTIAEKGVSVLPSGRQVTPAGELIRITHDPFGMALSPDGKKAVTLHNGVFTIIDLHSLGATRVPSYDKKIVSPLSNGSFLGVAFANDSKTVYLSGGDNGAVIIYDIEKLQRTDSLSLNGMVNGVDFEDSFTSDLVLNEQGHELLVLDRANFRLVRYDLAGKKITASIPVGRLPFGLALTPGNKMAMVANVGMYAYPLIEGADSANYQRKMIPWHPYADNSAASINGTTINDEKIPGVGSPAAPEAMSVYTIDLATNQVIDRLKTGHQIGQMVEGAEVVGGASPNSIAVGSRYAYVTNATNDNISVIDYANHKIVDHIPIKVDNRIDHYRGLLPFGLTLSRDEKTLYVALLGFNAVAVIDVDTRQTKGLIPTGWGPTRVLLSKDEQEIYVISCRGLGAGPNGGKGFVKPIQGTYIGDIQLATFQKIRMPNDEQLATYSKQAIDNTMQTIAVTVDAKNPLPPLPALRESPIKYIVYITKENRSYDEVFGQLKTGKGDTTLARFGVDVNVYGKNDTLKVAKAKVMPNHTKAATEFAFSDNYYCDSDASIHGHHWMMGVIPNEWVETNSSVNKTAKIFSKAPGRRFPGSTGSMDPEDYAETGGLWEALERHHISFYNFGEANETAHVREEWYDTLTGAAHGVMVPMQKALWSRTSHNYAGFNTNIPDQFRMEQFEGEFSKKWLKGKEKMPQLITMQVPNDHGAGPRPQDGYPYVHSYMADNDLAVGRILHFLSRTPYWKNMLVIITEDDPQGGVDHIDAHRSVLMMAGPYVKRGYTSHTHANFGSILKTIYNILGVPYVNQYDATASLLSDFFTTKPNYTPYTFVMPDKRIFDPQQAMNRYHKDINWRKIERGPDMDDEDEMRANHYKKLH; encoded by the coding sequence ATGAAAAAGTATTTACTGTCTCTTCTTCTCGTCTCTTCATTCCTGTTAACACAGGCACAAGTTGTAAACACTTTACAGGTACCGGGCCGGAATGCCTTTTGTACAATCGCTGAAAAAGGAGTGTCTGTACTGCCAAGCGGCAGGCAGGTAACACCGGCCGGCGAGCTGATCCGCATTACGCACGACCCTTTTGGCATGGCCTTATCTCCCGACGGGAAAAAAGCAGTAACACTGCACAATGGCGTATTTACCATCATTGACCTGCATTCCCTTGGCGCTACCAGGGTGCCCAGTTACGATAAAAAAATCGTCTCTCCTTTATCGAATGGCTCTTTTCTCGGTGTTGCTTTTGCCAACGACTCCAAAACCGTGTACCTGAGCGGCGGCGATAATGGAGCTGTGATCATATATGATATAGAAAAGTTGCAGCGCACCGACTCTCTTTCATTGAACGGAATGGTCAATGGCGTTGATTTTGAAGACAGTTTTACTTCAGACCTGGTATTGAATGAACAGGGGCATGAGCTCCTTGTGCTGGACAGGGCAAATTTTCGCCTCGTACGATATGACCTGGCTGGTAAAAAAATTACCGCTTCCATTCCCGTTGGCCGTTTACCATTTGGATTGGCATTGACGCCCGGCAACAAGATGGCCATGGTTGCAAATGTGGGCATGTATGCTTATCCGCTGATTGAAGGTGCAGACAGCGCAAACTATCAACGCAAGATGATTCCCTGGCATCCTTATGCCGATAACAGTGCAGCGTCCATCAACGGTACCACTATTAATGACGAGAAGATACCCGGTGTGGGAAGTCCTGCTGCACCTGAAGCCATGAGTGTATATACCATTGACCTTGCTACCAACCAAGTCATAGACCGGCTTAAAACCGGTCACCAGATTGGCCAGATGGTAGAAGGCGCTGAAGTAGTGGGTGGCGCCAGTCCCAACTCCATTGCTGTAGGCAGCCGCTATGCTTATGTAACCAATGCAACCAACGACAATATTTCCGTCATCGATTATGCGAATCACAAGATCGTAGATCATATCCCCATCAAAGTAGACAACCGTATTGATCATTATCGTGGATTGCTGCCCTTCGGCCTCACATTGAGTCGTGATGAAAAAACTTTGTATGTAGCGCTCCTCGGTTTCAATGCGGTAGCAGTGATCGATGTTGATACGCGACAAACAAAAGGTCTCATTCCAACCGGCTGGGGACCAACCCGTGTGCTGTTATCAAAAGATGAACAGGAGATATACGTGATCAGCTGCCGTGGCTTGGGCGCAGGACCCAATGGCGGAAAGGGTTTTGTTAAACCCATACAGGGAACTTATATTGGCGATATACAATTGGCTACTTTCCAAAAAATACGCATGCCCAATGACGAGCAGTTGGCCACTTATAGTAAACAGGCCATCGATAATACCATGCAAACCATTGCCGTTACCGTTGATGCCAAAAATCCTTTGCCTCCTTTGCCCGCACTCCGCGAGAGTCCGATAAAATACATCGTTTACATCACCAAAGAAAACAGGTCTTACGATGAAGTATTCGGGCAACTGAAAACCGGTAAAGGAGATACCACACTGGCAAGATTTGGCGTGGATGTGAATGTGTATGGGAAAAATGATACGCTGAAAGTAGCGAAGGCCAAGGTAATGCCCAATCATACCAAAGCCGCTACTGAATTTGCTTTCAGTGATAATTATTATTGCGATAGTGATGCTTCTATCCATGGCCATCACTGGATGATGGGTGTAATACCCAATGAGTGGGTTGAAACCAATTCGAGTGTTAACAAAACAGCAAAGATTTTCTCAAAAGCGCCCGGGCGCAGGTTTCCAGGCTCTACCGGCAGTATGGATCCGGAAGATTATGCCGAGACCGGTGGTTTGTGGGAAGCATTGGAGCGGCATCATATTTCATTCTACAACTTCGGCGAAGCCAATGAAACAGCACATGTAAGGGAAGAATGGTATGATACGCTTACCGGCGCCGCTCATGGTGTGATGGTGCCCATGCAAAAAGCATTGTGGAGCAGAACCAGTCATAATTACGCAGGTTTCAACACCAATATCCCCGATCAGTTTCGCATGGAGCAGTTCGAGGGTGAGTTCAGCAAAAAATGGCTGAAAGGAAAAGAAAAGATGCCGCAACTCATCACCATGCAGGTACCCAACGATCATGGCGCCGGACCAAGGCCGCAGGATGGTTATCCGTATGTGCATTCATACATGGCAGATAATGACCTGGCAGTGGGGCGTATCCTGCATTTCCTTTCCCGCACGCCTTACTGGAAAAACATGCTGGTGATCATTACCGAAGACGATCCCCAGGGAGGTGTTGATCATATCGATGCGCACCGCAGTGTGCTGATGATGGCCGGTCCCTATGTGAAAAGAGGCTATACTTCACATACACATGCGAACTTCGGATCGATCCTCAAAACCATCTACAATATACTGGGTGTTCCCTATGTAAACCAGTACGATGCTACCGCTTCATTGCTGAGCGATTTCTTTACAACAAAACCCAATTATACCCCTTATACTTTTGTGATGCCGGATAAAAGGATATTCGATCCACAGCAAGCCATGAACCGTTATCATAAAGACATCAACTGGCGAAAAATTGAACGCGGACCCGATATGGATGATGAAGATGAGATGCGCGCTAATCATTATAAGAAACTGCATTAA